One part of the Bacteroidia bacterium genome encodes these proteins:
- a CDS encoding UTP--glucose-1-phosphate uridylyltransferase codes for MNPFIETISSQEQAIRDRSFLDLCEGLSTEDLMSYLDELEAFRKQTDNLYERVRASLFLHSAFRFVLQESDNIPGTGKLPYHGFEDLLDRKFEQAIHTFHKEVEKVGMNAVLASALADAYHHLSFKILADQVRKSVRASRGNQWMFRLGHVEELPIHIHSALLNKSENSQLFPILREQTSVRMDLSHSGWSDIFFLGMDYPEGARVINVSVDLGVYGRDKEIRPSISTYFRVISEPVIRLSSLDLNTSKDISDLADLFNFGNDYLSLLKAGIIAGGLVPPAFEGTGQKLEEILARIVGPGMGVELLTKVNDIPKGSRFAVSTNLLGSMIALIMRATGQTASLEGGLTEPERRLVASRAILGEWLGGSGGGWQDSGGVWPGIKKIEGTAAKSGDPEFGISRGCLLPIHNVLQGENLHAEINERLSKSLVLMHGGMAQNVGPILEMVTEKYLLRASEEWKARQAAYEIYNNIQHALREGDIQKLAQNTNHNWEYPIKTIIPWASTHFTELIIQKAKKKFGDQYWGFLMLGGMSGGGMGMFVDPAYNGNAKEAVLEILKESKQELSAALPFAMEPVVYDFNINPLGTQASLMEDYEALMPDAYYRLHLAELSEKGSELPNDRKIEIDRYTAQLGNGDTAHNLLRTMVGKLFRSSDPAGTSDLKEQHKLSRKIKEENGFDFIQHEQLRKDLQRGRIGLSRNRLSAESQIEDVLSEDVVELKQLEAYQEKGKEAIRNGELAVLSLAGGVGSRWTQGAGVIKALSPFVEIEGIHRSFIEIHLKKTQRTSETFEVPIPHIFATSHLTHNSIQENLNTAGNYGYEGGVYLSPGRSIGQRFIPMERDLRFLWEEMAQETLDENKQKVQDAVREALIGWAKSKGEGTDYEDNIASQRLSPLGHWYEVSNLLRNGTLAKVLKEHPGLKTIMLHNIDTLGADIDPAALGYHIHSSKVLSFEVVPRRIEDRGGGLARVNGQVRLLEGLAQPREEDEFKLSYYNSLTTWIDVDQLLELFGLSREDLHSKPERIDEAVRQMASRMPTYVTIKNVKLRWGHGQEDIYPVAQVEKLWGDMSGLPDVNCGYLAVSRMRGQQLKDPAQLDAWSNDGSKAYIAALCGWEV; via the coding sequence ATGAATCCATTTATAGAAACCATTAGTAGTCAGGAGCAGGCTATCAGGGATCGTTCCTTCCTCGATCTGTGCGAAGGTCTTTCTACAGAAGACCTGATGAGCTATTTGGATGAATTAGAAGCATTCAGAAAGCAAACAGACAATCTTTACGAAAGAGTAAGAGCCAGTTTGTTCCTGCATTCTGCCTTCCGATTTGTGCTGCAGGAATCCGATAATATACCCGGCACTGGGAAATTGCCTTATCATGGTTTTGAAGACCTTCTTGATAGAAAGTTTGAACAAGCGATACATACCTTTCACAAAGAAGTGGAAAAGGTGGGAATGAATGCCGTACTGGCAAGTGCGCTTGCAGATGCCTACCATCACCTGAGCTTTAAAATTCTAGCAGATCAGGTTCGGAAAAGCGTGCGCGCCAGTAGAGGAAATCAATGGATGTTTCGCCTCGGACATGTAGAAGAATTACCCATACATATTCATTCCGCTTTACTTAATAAATCTGAAAATAGTCAGTTGTTTCCCATTCTCAGAGAACAGACTTCTGTCAGAATGGATCTTAGCCATAGCGGTTGGTCAGATATCTTCTTTTTGGGTATGGATTATCCTGAAGGAGCCAGAGTAATAAATGTATCTGTCGATTTAGGGGTTTATGGGAGAGATAAAGAAATCCGTCCTTCAATAAGTACCTATTTTAGGGTTATTTCTGAACCTGTGATCCGCTTGAGTAGTCTGGACCTGAATACGAGTAAAGACATTTCTGATTTAGCCGACCTCTTCAATTTTGGCAATGACTATCTTTCCCTCCTGAAAGCCGGGATTATTGCCGGTGGACTGGTGCCTCCCGCTTTTGAAGGTACCGGACAGAAACTGGAGGAGATACTGGCGCGTATTGTTGGGCCAGGCATGGGAGTTGAGTTATTGACGAAGGTAAATGATATACCTAAAGGTTCCCGCTTTGCCGTCTCGACCAATCTGCTAGGTTCTATGATTGCCCTCATTATGCGTGCAACCGGGCAGACGGCTTCATTAGAAGGGGGATTGACAGAGCCTGAAAGAAGACTGGTCGCATCACGAGCTATATTAGGAGAATGGTTAGGAGGTTCCGGGGGAGGTTGGCAGGATTCCGGAGGAGTCTGGCCTGGAATCAAAAAAATTGAAGGCACAGCTGCAAAATCAGGAGATCCCGAATTTGGAATCAGTCGGGGATGTCTCTTGCCTATCCACAATGTATTGCAAGGCGAAAATCTCCATGCAGAGATCAATGAAAGACTGAGTAAATCTCTGGTATTGATGCATGGGGGTATGGCTCAAAATGTAGGCCCCATTCTGGAAATGGTTACAGAGAAGTATCTGCTTCGCGCTTCCGAAGAATGGAAGGCAAGACAGGCTGCTTATGAGATTTATAACAATATTCAGCATGCTTTGAGAGAAGGCGACATCCAAAAGCTTGCCCAAAACACCAATCACAATTGGGAATACCCAATCAAGACTATTATTCCCTGGGCCTCAACCCATTTTACAGAATTGATCATACAGAAGGCCAAGAAGAAGTTTGGAGATCAATACTGGGGTTTTTTGATGCTGGGAGGAATGTCTGGAGGAGGTATGGGTATGTTTGTCGATCCGGCCTATAATGGAAATGCGAAAGAAGCTGTTCTGGAAATCCTGAAAGAAAGTAAACAAGAGTTGTCAGCTGCACTTCCTTTTGCCATGGAGCCTGTGGTCTATGACTTCAACATAAATCCTCTGGGAACTCAGGCTAGTTTGATGGAAGATTATGAAGCCTTGATGCCCGATGCTTATTATCGATTGCATTTGGCCGAACTTTCCGAAAAGGGAAGTGAACTTCCCAACGATAGAAAAATAGAAATAGATAGATATACCGCCCAATTGGGAAATGGGGATACGGCCCATAACCTCTTGAGGACGATGGTTGGTAAATTGTTTAGAAGCAGCGATCCGGCAGGAACCTCTGATCTGAAGGAGCAACACAAGCTAAGTCGCAAGATCAAAGAGGAAAATGGATTCGACTTTATCCAACACGAACAATTGCGGAAGGATCTCCAAAGAGGACGAATTGGGCTTTCCAGAAACCGATTGTCAGCTGAAAGCCAGATTGAGGATGTCCTGTCTGAAGATGTAGTTGAACTCAAGCAATTGGAGGCGTACCAGGAGAAAGGTAAAGAAGCGATTCGAAATGGGGAGCTGGCGGTACTGAGTCTGGCAGGAGGAGTAGGAAGTCGATGGACACAAGGTGCCGGAGTAATAAAAGCCCTGAGTCCTTTTGTAGAAATAGAAGGCATTCATAGATCCTTTATCGAAATTCATTTAAAGAAAACCCAGCGTACCTCAGAAACATTTGAGGTGCCTATTCCTCATATATTTGCGACGAGTCATCTTACTCACAACTCTATACAGGAGAATCTCAATACTGCAGGGAATTATGGATATGAGGGAGGAGTATATCTTTCTCCCGGTAGATCTATAGGACAAAGGTTCATTCCGATGGAACGAGACCTTAGGTTTCTATGGGAAGAAATGGCCCAGGAAACCCTGGATGAAAACAAGCAAAAAGTCCAGGATGCTGTGAGAGAGGCCTTGATCGGATGGGCGAAATCTAAAGGAGAAGGAACCGATTATGAAGATAATATAGCTTCTCAGAGACTTAGTCCTTTAGGGCATTGGTATGAGGTGAGTAACCTTCTGAGAAATGGAACCCTGGCTAAGGTTTTGAAGGAGCATCCAGGCCTTAAGACTATCATGCTTCATAATATTGATACTCTGGGAGCCGATATTGATCCAGCCGCTCTAGGATATCATATACATTCATCGAAAGTTCTCAGCTTTGAGGTAGTACCTCGAAGAATTGAAGATAGGGGAGGTGGCCTGGCCAGAGTTAATGGTCAGGTACGTTTGCTTGAAGGATTGGCTCAACCGCGGGAGGAAGATGAATTTAAATTGAGTTATTACAACTCTCTTACCACCTGGATAGATGTTGATCAGCTTCTGGAACTCTTTGGACTTAGTCGAGAAGATCTTCATTCAAAGCCGGAAAGAATCGATGAGGCTGTACGGCAAATGGCCAGTAGGATGCCCACCTATGTAACCATAAAAAATGTAAAGTTGCGCTGGGGGCATGGACAGGAAGACATTTATCCAGTAGCCCAGGTCGAGAAACTCTGGGGAGATATGAGTGGTCTTCCTGATGTCAATTGCGGATACCTGGCTGTTTCCCGTATGAGAGGACAGCAGTTAAAAGATCCCGCACAGCTGGATGCCTGGTCCAATGATGGTAGCAAGGCATATATCGCAGCTCTTTGTGGCTGGGAAGTCTAG
- a CDS encoding tetratricopeptide repeat protein codes for MRLFKRHLGNTFFLWLLVMLFSCSESEPDPRLEEFKRLGREGNYEASNEIGRELIQRDGKNGRVAFIMSDNFLEMGLEDSGLHYLDLTIDFEPEWPGPHNNKGLVFQENDEHEKAIEAFDKAIEVDPDFPYSYNNRGYSKILLGQFRDGMKDVLKSEELDADNAYVYRNKALYYEKTGKATNACKWLQKAYDKKFYDQIENQLSFIEMRVCN; via the coding sequence ATGAGGCTTTTTAAAAGGCATTTAGGAAATACCTTCTTCTTATGGCTGTTGGTCATGCTCTTTTCTTGTTCGGAAAGCGAGCCAGATCCACGACTAGAAGAGTTCAAGCGACTTGGGAGAGAAGGGAATTATGAAGCGTCTAATGAAATCGGTAGAGAACTCATTCAAAGAGACGGCAAGAATGGGAGAGTGGCTTTTATTATGTCTGATAATTTTTTGGAAATGGGTTTGGAAGATTCCGGTCTTCACTATTTAGACCTGACCATTGACTTTGAACCAGAGTGGCCAGGCCCACACAATAATAAAGGACTCGTTTTCCAGGAAAATGATGAGCATGAAAAAGCGATAGAGGCTTTTGATAAAGCGATAGAAGTTGACCCCGACTTTCCCTATTCTTACAACAATCGTGGCTATTCAAAAATTCTCCTTGGCCAGTTTCGGGATGGAATGAAAGATGTCTTGAAGTCAGAAGAACTGGATGCTGATAATGCTTATGTATACCGCAATAAGGCTCTGTACTATGAGAAGACTGGAAAAGCGACAAATGCATGTAAATGGTTGCAAAAAGCCTATGATAAGAAATTCTATGATCAAATAGAGAATCAACTCAGTTTCATAGAAATGAGGGTTTGTAATTGA
- a CDS encoding dodecin family protein, protein MAVMKVVELMANSSTSWEDATQKAIKKASKSIKNIRSAFVQSQSVVVKEDKVTEFRVNLKVTFEVK, encoded by the coding sequence ATGGCAGTAATGAAAGTCGTTGAATTGATGGCCAATTCATCCACAAGCTGGGAAGATGCTACACAAAAAGCAATTAAAAAGGCATCAAAATCCATTAAAAACATTCGCTCCGCCTTTGTCCAAAGTCAAAGCGTTGTTGTTAAAGAAGACAAAGTCACAGAATTCCGTGTTAACCTGAAGGTTACCTTCGAAGTAAAATAA
- a CDS encoding exopolysaccharide biosynthesis polyprenyl glycosylphosphotransferase, with protein MIVKKQRIVFTYLVLEFLLLNVCALVSLYIARPEFFTGAATIAGNSAYFSLLIIYNISWGLTILYYGPSELYASKNIKARCVQHIINSLTFLGITSVLVILSGIGDINKVLILGPIVMFSVLNLFVFMTLHKVFKRRQKRDSPFGSRLLVLGYGDKGKEVFDFTENNKHLGYGVIGYLDDEQSFANEHQAHYLGTIQDLANILDTKPIDEIVITLPAKREDEIKKAIEVADFRGVRVNVIPDIPSYGTKVKSYTFDTLPVYQIRRIPLDNFNNFFLKKVFDIVFSFCVLVFLSPIYLIIGLLVFLETGWPIFYTPLRKGEAGGNFKCYKFRTMKVNDDPNNGTKSTVKNDPRITKIGKYLRKYDLDELPQFLNVLKGDMSVVGPRPHRVNLQHDFRKIVNDYMIRHYVKPGITGWAQVNGWRGPTETSEQKKERVRHDLWYIENWSFLMDIKIIFLTVFGRKTRKNAF; from the coding sequence ATGATTGTCAAGAAACAAAGGATCGTATTTACGTATCTGGTATTAGAGTTTCTGCTCTTAAACGTATGCGCATTAGTCAGTCTGTATATAGCCAGACCTGAATTTTTCACAGGTGCGGCTACAATTGCAGGCAATTCAGCTTACTTCTCATTGCTGATTATTTACAACATTAGTTGGGGCTTGACCATATTATATTATGGTCCTTCTGAACTATATGCCAGCAAAAACATCAAGGCAAGGTGTGTACAGCACATCATCAATTCTCTAACCTTTCTCGGAATTACTTCCGTTTTGGTAATACTCTCTGGTATAGGTGATATAAATAAGGTTCTGATCCTGGGGCCTATCGTGATGTTTTCCGTTTTGAACCTCTTTGTTTTCATGACACTCCATAAGGTCTTCAAAAGGAGACAAAAAAGGGATTCACCTTTTGGATCTCGCTTATTGGTACTTGGATATGGGGATAAAGGAAAGGAAGTCTTTGATTTTACGGAGAACAATAAGCATTTAGGGTATGGAGTCATAGGGTATCTGGATGACGAGCAGAGTTTTGCAAATGAGCATCAGGCCCATTACCTGGGAACCATACAAGATTTAGCCAATATACTTGACACAAAACCCATAGACGAAATAGTCATAACCCTTCCTGCCAAACGGGAAGATGAAATTAAGAAAGCCATAGAAGTTGCAGATTTCAGAGGTGTGAGAGTAAATGTGATTCCAGACATTCCCAGTTATGGAACAAAAGTAAAATCCTACACCTTTGATACCCTTCCGGTATATCAAATACGAAGAATACCCCTGGATAATTTCAACAATTTTTTTCTTAAGAAAGTCTTTGACATAGTTTTTTCATTTTGTGTCCTAGTATTCCTCTCTCCGATTTACCTGATTATAGGACTTCTGGTATTTTTGGAAACCGGTTGGCCTATTTTCTATACACCTTTAAGAAAAGGGGAAGCAGGAGGTAATTTCAAGTGTTATAAATTTCGAACCATGAAGGTGAATGATGATCCGAATAATGGAACTAAGTCCACCGTCAAGAACGACCCGAGAATTACAAAGATTGGAAAATACCTGAGGAAATACGATCTGGACGAACTACCCCAATTCCTGAATGTCCTTAAAGGCGACATGAGCGTAGTCGGCCCGAGGCCCCACCGCGTCAACTTACAGCATGATTTCAGGAAGATCGTAAACGATTATATGATCCGCCATTATGTAAAGCCCGGCATCACAGGTTGGGCCCAGGTAAATGGCTGGAGAGGCCCTACAGAGACCTCAGAGCAGAAAAAGGAGCGAGTTAGACATGACCTCTGGTATATCGAAAACTGGAGCTTCCTCATGGATATCAAGATTATTTTTCTGACGGTCTTCGGCAGAAAAACTCGAAAAAATGCATTCTAG
- the mog gene encoding molybdopterin adenylyltransferase: MKIRIGIINVSDRASKGIYEDIPGKAVVSTLNEYLISEWEAEYRVIPDEQDQISDALRFMADEAGCCLVVTTGGTGPAKRDVTPEATKAVCEKMMPGFGELMRQESLKYVPTAILSRQTAGIRGNCLIINLPGKPKAIRECLDAVFPAVPYCIDLIEGPFLEVNEEVIKAFRPKSK; this comes from the coding sequence ATGAAAATAAGAATCGGAATCATCAACGTATCAGACCGGGCCAGCAAAGGCATCTACGAAGACATTCCCGGAAAAGCAGTGGTTTCTACCCTCAATGAATATCTGATATCAGAATGGGAAGCAGAATACCGTGTAATTCCTGATGAACAAGACCAAATTTCGGATGCACTCAGATTTATGGCAGATGAAGCGGGATGCTGCCTGGTAGTTACGACTGGAGGAACCGGACCGGCGAAAAGGGATGTAACTCCAGAGGCAACTAAAGCAGTTTGTGAAAAGATGATGCCGGGTTTCGGAGAATTGATGCGTCAGGAAAGTCTGAAATATGTTCCGACGGCTATTTTATCCAGACAAACTGCCGGAATCCGGGGAAATTGTTTGATTATAAACCTGCCTGGTAAACCCAAGGCCATTCGCGAATGCCTGGATGCTGTTTTCCCAGCCGTACCTTATTGTATTGATTTGATCGAAGGTCCTTTTCTGGAAGTCAATGAAGAAGTGATAAAAGCATTCAGACCCAAAAGCAAGTAA
- a CDS encoding TonB family protein: MQISENNAPHELYIEQVKQEEKKKKRRYLLLLLLLLLIGVAGGGGLFSLLRSPEGLEYRTFNKTDLDAEKVRALLAEKNVSLRVLDYERGRLDTINTLEEYKQLYGDGFTGDLVASDSTGANFGIEPDAYANRTEESDPNDISNQRNDLEQYSDGNRSSGADGFEESTGPLKRYKLDIIGKKVAGEILSFIITDYNPSIKYNLDFGNGIVQDAKEITLYMYPASGRFTLNLTATDAQFNRSITNEYLEIKSQNPSIANNPNNRDGDNNSSREPIASDWEEVRPENKTNPNTGTDFSSEEKPDGSDSDPALNSNNAGTDNTNKSTELEQPRSTTPTEQPDTKTQPVFDASKIKQPLTTAQKAPSFPGGTQSMYSFLNKHIAYPQQARDFEVEGKVYVQFEVDRNGGIKHPKVVRGLGYGCDEEALRIVKLMPKWEPAEHMNQVVPYLYTLPVTFRLVD, encoded by the coding sequence GTGCAAATTAGTGAAAACAACGCTCCTCATGAGCTATATATCGAGCAGGTAAAACAGGAAGAAAAAAAGAAGAAGCGTAGATATCTGCTACTTTTGCTCTTATTATTACTGATAGGAGTTGCAGGGGGAGGAGGACTCTTCTCTCTACTGAGATCTCCTGAAGGTTTGGAATACAGAACCTTTAACAAGACTGATCTGGATGCAGAGAAGGTCAGAGCTCTGCTTGCGGAAAAAAATGTAAGCCTAAGAGTACTTGACTATGAAAGAGGGCGACTTGATACAATCAATACCCTGGAGGAGTACAAACAACTCTATGGGGATGGCTTTACAGGAGACCTTGTGGCTTCAGATAGCACGGGGGCTAATTTCGGGATTGAACCGGATGCCTATGCTAATCGAACAGAAGAATCCGATCCGAATGATATCTCCAATCAGAGAAATGATCTGGAGCAATATAGTGATGGAAACAGATCGTCAGGGGCAGATGGCTTTGAAGAAAGCACAGGTCCTCTCAAGCGTTACAAACTGGATATTATTGGTAAAAAGGTAGCAGGTGAAATTCTTTCCTTCATTATCACTGATTACAATCCTTCTATCAAATACAATCTTGACTTTGGTAATGGGATCGTACAGGATGCCAAAGAAATCACCCTCTATATGTATCCGGCCTCTGGACGATTTACCCTGAACCTGACCGCTACAGATGCACAGTTCAATAGAAGCATTACCAATGAGTATTTAGAAATCAAATCCCAAAACCCCTCCATCGCCAACAATCCTAATAACAGAGATGGAGATAACAATAGCTCTCGGGAACCGATTGCTTCAGATTGGGAAGAAGTTAGACCAGAAAATAAGACCAATCCAAATACGGGTACCGATTTCTCTAGCGAGGAAAAACCTGATGGATCAGATAGTGATCCCGCTTTGAACTCCAACAATGCCGGGACAGATAATACCAACAAAAGTACAGAGCTTGAACAACCTCGCTCCACTACCCCAACTGAGCAGCCTGATACCAAGACTCAGCCGGTCTTTGATGCTTCCAAGATCAAACAGCCGCTGACTACCGCTCAGAAAGCACCTTCTTTCCCAGGAGGAACTCAGTCGATGTATTCTTTTCTGAATAAGCACATCGCCTACCCTCAGCAAGCACGGGATTTTGAAGTAGAAGGCAAAGTGTATGTACAGTTTGAAGTTGATAGAAACGGAGGCATCAAGCACCCCAAAGTTGTAAGAGGCCTGGGATATGGATGTGATGAAGAAGCCCTTCGTATCGTAAAACTGATGCCAAAATGGGAACCTGCTGAGCACATGAATCAGGTAGTTCCTTATTTGTATACTCTGCCTGTAACTTTTAGGCTGGTAGATTAA
- a CDS encoding T9SS type A sorting domain-containing protein codes for MLRPNSLFLLLIPSLFFLSFPLTTFAQKDHFKAYLKVSGQDNPSRLQANKLILQPNGKDFYVLSELKAASPDYTNYALLISVDAEGNIQESSTLSSNVQNAVDGVRASSICFDTDGQLYIGGGYTGSWNPLGTGAERTLSALDAQGNLKWSQMQSSFYFADILYDADIDRIISLSGPSNLANTNYNIQINQFARDGKLGQTFSILSSSQDYGKALISLESKDYGFAGTSYDAGKGSVLVGKIDQSLSLIWASKFSHPDLDMEVQDMSQHPGGRIAISGTANDIKSGSQKAFLLILGNTGELVSFTSYQIGTACPTEGMGMEAFEYNGKDGFILSGFYYESNPKERRSFVLRSNLEGEIDWVNTYSEYRPEDNSWDEVLRDIQLLPSEGQFAAIGEVNRYKNGIELDRKALVMVKGSLEEGSLSSGEDCYEGLQAASESYSLNQESLTSASILPNSAIGFAYQQPTISVENGYCSFGSVPENEDPQEDIRNRFPDRISLDQEAYLIFKNGPQSISFRSKYGFMPKAGKLEVFDITGRKLESLILSPNDHSKEIVLPQLSYGMYFILLKDGEHLIDTQRFLLGF; via the coding sequence ATGTTGAGGCCCAATTCTCTTTTCCTGCTCCTTATTCCCAGCCTGTTTTTCCTTTCCTTCCCACTTACCACCTTCGCCCAAAAAGATCATTTCAAAGCCTATTTAAAGGTAAGTGGGCAAGATAATCCAAGTAGACTTCAAGCCAATAAACTTATCCTCCAGCCAAATGGAAAGGATTTCTATGTCCTCTCTGAACTGAAAGCTGCTAGTCCGGATTATACCAATTATGCCCTTTTGATTTCAGTAGATGCTGAAGGAAATATACAGGAAAGTTCTACCTTAAGCAGCAATGTCCAGAATGCTGTAGACGGTGTAAGGGCTTCTTCCATTTGCTTTGATACAGATGGTCAGCTTTACATTGGAGGAGGCTATACAGGCTCCTGGAATCCTTTGGGGACAGGTGCAGAAAGAACTCTTTCTGCTTTAGATGCACAGGGAAATCTAAAATGGAGTCAAATGCAGTCAAGTTTTTACTTTGCTGACATTTTATATGATGCCGATATCGACCGGATCATTAGTCTCTCAGGTCCTTCCAATCTCGCCAATACGAATTACAACATACAGATCAATCAGTTTGCCAGAGATGGAAAATTAGGTCAGACTTTTTCTATTCTTAGTTCCAGTCAGGATTATGGCAAAGCCCTGATCAGTCTGGAAAGCAAAGACTATGGATTTGCGGGAACTTCCTATGATGCAGGGAAAGGTAGTGTACTCGTGGGAAAGATTGATCAAAGTCTGTCTCTGATCTGGGCGAGCAAATTTAGTCATCCAGATTTAGATATGGAGGTTCAGGATATGAGTCAACATCCAGGGGGAAGAATTGCCATTTCAGGGACAGCTAATGATATCAAAAGTGGAAGCCAGAAAGCTTTCTTATTAATCCTGGGTAATACCGGAGAGCTGGTAAGTTTTACGAGCTATCAAATTGGGACAGCTTGCCCAACAGAAGGAATGGGGATGGAAGCCTTTGAATACAATGGAAAAGATGGCTTTATTTTGAGCGGTTTTTACTACGAAAGCAATCCAAAGGAAAGAAGATCATTTGTTTTGAGGAGCAATCTGGAGGGAGAAATTGATTGGGTGAATACCTATAGTGAGTACAGACCAGAAGACAATAGCTGGGATGAAGTACTGAGAGATATTCAGCTTCTTCCTTCAGAAGGACAATTTGCTGCCATTGGTGAAGTAAACAGGTATAAAAATGGGATTGAGTTGGACAGGAAAGCTTTAGTTATGGTAAAGGGATCTTTAGAAGAAGGGAGCTTGAGCAGCGGAGAAGATTGTTATGAGGGTTTACAAGCAGCTAGTGAAAGCTATAGCCTGAATCAAGAATCTCTTACTTCTGCAAGCATTCTCCCTAATTCGGCCATCGGTTTCGCCTATCAACAGCCAACTATCTCGGTTGAAAATGGCTACTGTAGTTTCGGTTCTGTTCCAGAAAATGAAGATCCACAGGAAGATATTCGTAACAGATTCCCTGACAGAATTTCCCTGGACCAGGAAGCCTACCTTATTTTTAAAAATGGGCCACAAAGCATCAGTTTCCGATCCAAATATGGATTTATGCCGAAAGCAGGGAAATTGGAGGTCTTTGATATTACAGGAAGAAAGTTGGAAAGCCTGATTCTTTCCCCTAATGATCATAGCAAAGAAATAGTACTCCCACAGCTCAGCTATGGCATGTACTTCATTCTCTTAAAAGATGGAGAACATCTGATTGATACGCAGCGTTTCTTATTGGGCTTTTAA
- a CDS encoding sugar phosphate nucleotidyltransferase — translation MSIKKAVITAAARGSRLYPVSDTVQKAMLPIVDRDGITKPVIQVIAEEALSGGVEEVCIVCAPGDEPRYLEAFRSLAKNLSSKENKRDWSEIQVKKIKDLLDRMYFRVQEETLGYGHAVLCAKDYVKNDSFLLLLGDHLYVSDLDEMGCSKQLISVAEQEGGSVSAVNETPEYLIGKYGTLSGKLLPHKEGVYQVETILEKPSLSQAELLLQMPGLKLGYYLCIFGMHVLDGGIIQLLQESFEARKSDQDELMLTPSLQKLAEQGSYLALDMKGRRYDLSSGYGLFQAQLALGLAGIEKNEMLNKLVHLLAEDQRK, via the coding sequence ATGAGTATTAAAAAAGCTGTTATTACTGCAGCAGCTCGGGGCAGTAGATTGTATCCGGTTAGTGATACGGTTCAAAAAGCCATGTTGCCCATTGTTGATAGAGATGGAATAACCAAACCTGTGATTCAGGTAATAGCAGAAGAGGCACTCTCTGGTGGGGTAGAAGAGGTATGTATCGTTTGTGCTCCCGGGGATGAACCACGCTATTTGGAAGCTTTTCGCTCTCTTGCAAAAAATCTTTCCTCTAAAGAGAATAAACGGGATTGGTCCGAAATCCAGGTAAAGAAGATTAAGGATCTTCTGGATCGAATGTATTTCAGGGTTCAGGAAGAAACCCTGGGATATGGGCATGCCGTTCTCTGTGCAAAGGATTATGTGAAAAACGATAGCTTTCTATTGCTGTTGGGAGATCATCTTTACGTTAGTGATTTGGATGAAATGGGTTGTTCGAAACAATTGATTTCAGTCGCAGAACAAGAAGGAGGATCTGTAAGTGCTGTCAATGAAACTCCCGAATACCTGATTGGGAAATATGGCACCCTTTCCGGAAAGCTTTTACCTCATAAAGAAGGCGTATATCAGGTTGAAACCATATTAGAAAAACCTTCTCTGAGCCAGGCAGAACTGCTTTTGCAAATGCCCGGTCTGAAGTTGGGCTATTACCTCTGTATTTTTGGGATGCATGTTCTGGATGGGGGAATTATTCAACTCCTGCAAGAAAGCTTTGAGGCCAGGAAATCAGATCAAGATGAATTGATGTTGACCCCCAGTTTACAGAAACTCGCCGAACAGGGTAGTTATCTGGCACTGGATATGAAGGGGAGGCGCTATGACCTTAGCTCCGGCTATGGACTGTTTCAGGCACAATTGGCTTTGGGACTGGCTGGAATCGAGAAGAACGAAATGCTAAATAAGCTTGTACATCTGCTGGCCGAAGATCAAAGAAAGTAA